The sequence below is a genomic window from Wyeomyia smithii strain HCP4-BCI-WySm-NY-G18 chromosome 1, ASM2978416v1, whole genome shotgun sequence.
CCGCAAACGAATTAAACACGCTGGGCAACCGGATGAGTCCACGATAGTGCGAGTGCACCAGCGAAAAATTATTGGTGGGCTGGTTAAACTGTGTACACTCCACGATTGCCCCTTTGCAAGTATGGAGTGGGAGGGACTTCGGGATATCGTAGATCCCATCCTTGAAGCCCtgaacttaaaagttaatcGGCACAGCATTGTTAAAACCATTCAACAAACAAGTGAGGCGATTGTTGAATTGATTACGGCTGAGGTGGAAGGCCAACTCCTCAGTATGAAATTCGACTGTACTTCAAAGATGAACAGAAGTGTGATGGGAGTGAGCATTCAGTTTTATAAGGATTTGAATCTCGTCAGCCGGTCTCTAGGTGAGCAGTTATCTTGTATGCTTAATAATTTCGTACCACAAATGTGATGCCGTGAAAAAGAcccaatttcaaaattattattagttgttatttttgatttggctaaaaCTTTCCTTAGATGTGCCTATGGGCTTAGTATGCATTATGtaatattagtatttttttaattgctaCTAAGTTTTGTGAAGGGTTCATGAATGATGATCATTACTAATATTTTGAGAGCCAGAGCGGTTTGTTAGACAGGTGtgctgtcttcgacaaagttgcagaaaatatgtttggaaacaaacattttaaaatatatttctctaagaaacaacccaattgtttttttaaatctaacacgatgagcatttttataaaatatgtaccagttaattttttttcaaaatgttattttggctTGGCTGAAACCatgtaatgttatttttttatctgaagatatgggccttcgaagttggtgccgcaacgaCTAATGACTATAACAACTTGagaacttactcaaattcaataaaaattgtaaaatcaacttcccgagtgaaactcgaagtttttaatacttatttgaaaaattaaatatcgtgatttttagtgatccgtttcacgaattctgacccataatcaaatcagagaaaaaaaaatatttttttttttactttatataaatgatttgttgttttcgaatagataagaagaattttatttttgactcatccccctaaaagtcaaaattacatttcttacaaaaatatatatctCGTGATTGTTCCTGGTGTAATTGCAGTCAAAtctaaagaaaaaatttgatcagggTTTATTATTGATTTGCCAACTCGTTTTTATTTAATTCCtcaaacttttaaaaatttaaattattcttttatttttaaatttttttaaatttgttttaattttttttttgtatttttagtatgtattattttatttgggtatttttttattataatttttttaaatattttcaaaattttcgacttattttaattttattttaattttttttcgtttccatcaaaCGTATTTTATAGATGCCCTCTTACAACATATTGGCTCTAGATAAgtcaaatttgaaattaaaaaaaatatttgtttctatttataatGTCCATGATCGGATAGttctcaatgtttaggtaatctttcgtagtttttataaaataaaatggattttgaaaaaatgagctTATTTAGATAAGTTTTAATTTCACTTTTGAATCTCTTAAAATAAATGGTtttagagtgtatttttttaaagacaaaattattatctacatcaTTGTCGAAGACCTCACACCGTCCAAACGAACCGTTTTGgctataaaaatatttgcaatggtCGACTAAACTCTGATATGTAACATAATGGTACAACATCGACGTGTTATATTTTTAGTTCTATGTAtatacagtaaagtcttttttacacggtatttttacacggatttattttacacggttcttttttacgacgattttccaaatgacgcgatttttttacttcgttttctcaaataacgcggtttttttgcacgatttttcgtcttcgcgtaaaattgttacagttagtaacagtaacggtaacagactatagtaggctgttttttacacagtttcatttttacacggttttattttacatggttctttttacgacgtttttccaaataacgcggtttttttacacggtttttttttgcacggtacgtagaatcgtgtaaaaaagaactttactgtaGACTATTCTgtttggcgtcgtacacaaattacgtaacgctaaaaatctagatttcagaccccctcccccttctatgtaaaaaaatgtaaaagaaacaCTAAAAATCTCAATTATTTACCATTAATTCATTTCCTGgaatgaaaactttgtttgacAACGTTGACcgtttaaaatgaaaaaaaaaataattttacgaATTTCTATGGGATACTGTAAGCCATTTTCACTTGGCCTCAGTATTATTTcagttttggtttatttttaggtGTCGTTGAGTTGACCGAGCGTCACACGGCTGATTACTTGAAAAGAGAATTACTAAAACTCGGCCAAACATTCCGTATCCAATCATGGCAGTGGTACTCGGCGACAATCGACAACGCCACAAATGGCATAAAAGCAGTCGATCTCATACAGGAAAAGCAAATAGACGACGTTTGTGAACAATTTTTCTGTAATAGCGACGAAGGTACAGAAGGCGAAGATGGCGGTGAAGATGGCACTGAAGACAACCTGGACGAAATCGTTGCGATGTGTATGAAGAATTTAGAAATCAACCAGATCGAGTGTGTGCGGTGTGGAGCCCATACACTCAATCTGGTTGTTGCAGATGCAACAAAAATAGCGGAAGCTGAATTGAAGGCTGTCACTAAAATAGTTAAAGCGTATCGAAAAGCGGAATACCAAACGAGCTTTAAATACTCTGGGGTTGCCATGCCCCCGATTCCAAACCAGATAAGATGGAACCACTATTTTTTGATGCTCAGGGAACTCATCAAAAATCGTGAATTTTTCGCCGGGTTGGGTGTAAAGCACCCCATGCTAGGTAAAATATATGTTTCCAATGTATTTGAGGGAGTCTCCTTATCAGTTTTCCAAACAGTGGGTTTCTCCATTATTGGTTGTTAAAAAGCGGCAGAGTATTTTTAATCATTGATATGACGATAAGTTGgaacataagaaaaaaaattgttgattgtAAAACCACAATAAAATGGCGGATTTACACGATCTTGCATTTTACTAACAATCTTGCACAAACTCGTTCAGAAAAAttctttaaaaattaattttgaagaaattttgtagttttgaactttttttgcaataaaagcgttagaaacattaaaacaaataacgagataatttgcaaaattttgttttaaatgaaactttgcacatgtatttggcttagcaaactgagtattttccacAGATAAAGAGATTTTCTTGACCCATGAGTTATTTTTCCTTAAAAagcgtatgcattttggcataggCTTTCCTTTCGAAGCATTCAAGGTATTGTTTTCAATCAAGATTCAGTGCTAATTATCTTTTTTTTGCGTACtcgtactttttttttaattcttttataacACCAACGGATTCTGAGCTACAATACTTTGAACGTTTCTAAATGAATACGCCCTATCACAAAATAACTCATGGGTCTGAAAAATCTCAAAATCCTCAACACTCAGTTTGcaaagccaaatacgtgtgtacagtttcattcaaatctaaAATCGTCGGTTTTCGACCTtgatcatttggcgcgattttgttttgaacatttttttagtaCTTTGGAGATTTAGTTACGTGTACttattgtttgttttatgaATGTAATTTTGTATAAATAGCTTGAGCACTTTTAGTGTAATCATGCCGCCCATGCAGCTCGCGAAATTGCTCATAAATCCGTCATTCTGTTTCGGTTTTGCTCAAACAACTACTTTTCTCATGTTCATAATGTCATTTCTCTGTAACACTTTTTCTACCATGtacaaaaaaagagaaaaaccaTCTCCAACTAATGAGGAAACCCCCTGAGCCACTATGCAGTTACGGATTCATAGATAACTGATTGTTAATTGATTTTCATCCTTTGATCAATTCTCAGATCTCTCTGGTAGTTGGAAGGTTGTCGACGATTATCACGAAGCCTTTGCACCGTTGTACGATGCCACAATAGCCGCACAAAAAAACGACTGCGTAATAAGCCAGTTCCACCTAGAATGGCTCAAAGCTTATGGTCGAGTAATGAAACTTGGAGACAACCGCTTCAGGACTCCCATTTTGCAATCCATGCAGAAACGACAAAAGACTCTAATGAGCAGCATGCCTTATAAAGCTGCACTCTTCATGGACCCGCGTTTGAACTTCAATGGTTCCGAGCTGTTTTTAAACCCTGAAAAGCAGAAAATTGTGGTAAATACATATCTTTTTAAAACTTCTGCTATTCGCTGAAATCATAAATAGTCGGTGTGTAGATCAACCGAAACGAGCACCAAAACAATTTTACCAAAAACAATAGTATTCTAAGTTTAACCACACCATATGCTTTATGCAAGCTGCTACATGGTTTTTTTATTATGTCATTAGGGACTATTCCAATCATTTCGATTTTGCACGAAAGATAATTTCCACACGCCCTGGTttaaaaaatgtattaaaaatggtgcttggttcggtttggtcgCATCTCAACCAATTGTGCATTGGGCTTATAACTTTATACTGCCGGTAATCACAACTCAGTTTATTTTATTTGGGTCTTCTGTTTATATAGGACTGATTCTCGGTGACCAGTATACATAGGACAATAATGCGACTACCATGGGTAAAGGCTGACATTGTTATGATGCAGTTAACCTCCGCCAACTCAGTATTCTCAATTTTTCCGTGCTCCCTTTAGTATTGAATCAATAGGTTACatacttttatttattttttagtacGTTGCAGTACGTTCTATTGTATTagagttttaatttttcaatagtacagttgcaaacaacaaaaaagtgcgtttagaaaaaatgacaatttttagttctctgaaataattttttggagGTAAGTTTTCAAGTATAGCCCTTAAGGCCGTGAACTTTCTCCCTATCGCTCAAATCTCTATTAAAGTTTGGGTAAAAGttttcaagaagttgtactaTAGAATAGACCaactatttttatttcgatgttTTGAATATGAAAAAATACGTAGCTCTTCAAAgaatattaaacaaaaaattaatttccaaAATCTGAGGCTAGATTAAGTTTGGTTAACCTACATATTATTTTAAGATTTCTCGTACTTAATGACCAATATTCATTAATTCATTGCGACTGTTTTTAGGAATTTCTGGAGAACTTATTCAAACGACTCGAGCAACATGAGCAACCTACAATACCGGTTGTTGCAGGAACCTCGCAAACAAATACGGACGAGTTCGACATGGACGAGTTTATTACAACGATATTTGGAGAAGAATCGAGCTCTGCCGTTGGCGTTGAGCAGACTGCTGTCTCGCAGTTAATCAGGAATATACAGTACCAAAAAAGAGTTCAAGCAACTGATCCGAATTTTAATGTCATTCACTACTGGTTTGCTAAAAAAATAGAAGAAGAGCGTATATGGCAAATCGCTCGAGTTGTGTATTCTGCAGCTTCAACACAAGCGGATATCGAGCGCGATTTTTCGCGGTATAATAACGTGTATACCCCGATGAGAAACAGACTTTCTGGAGGTAACATTGAGAACGTGCTGCGAGTCAAGCTTAACCGTGACCTTTTGCCAACTGCACTTACCAGTATACTACCAAAGGACAGTGCAACTGAATGTTCGGCCAATGCTTCTAATGCTCAACTTTCTGCTATCAACTGTACCCAGTAGCGCTATTGCCGTATTTTGGCCTAATATGTTTCATTTAAAGTGTATCGTTATCTCACAGAAATACTCCCAAGCTCgctcacatacatacacacacacacatacacacacacatacacacacagacatcgatatgcacacatacacacacctcgatacacacacatacacacgtacgcacacacatacacatgtacgcacacacacacacacacgaacgcacacacacacacacacacacacacacacacacacacacacacacacacacacacacacacacgcacacacacgtacaggcacacatacacgcacaggcacacatacacgcacaggcacacacacacgcacaggcacacacacacgcacaggcacaaacacacacatttttttaataaaattgttatttgttcattgaattcaaaacaaacaaaattaactTTCGTTTTTTACGATGAGGAATCCATTCATTTAATCGGTGTAAAGTCAAATCGAAGTGATATAATTAGCATTTGGAGGAAAacgaatttttgagctggttagcgaaactgttagcgtcgcttgGCCtacgaaacgctaatcgctaattcgctaattttgtagagaagcgacaatagaaatattcagaaaaactgtgaattgctgatggcgtatgtaaaattttcagattagcggcttagcgattagcgtcgctaaattttcagttagcggtaCCCACCACTGGTAATCATACTTGACTTATCATGAACGAACAACATTTATCGTTACAATCCAACCAATTTATCCGAAACAAGGTCATTAGAAAAGCAGCACatctttttcattcaaaaatggtATATGTGAAAGTAAATGCAGTATGGGTTCGATTTTAAAATTACAGCAAATCTAGATGAGTAAAACAGTTAAACAATCGGACCTATACTGTACTTACTTGTACCAAGTACTCACTACTCATTCagatattgagaattattctctATTCTTGATTACAATTTGAATATTTCCAAAAGAAAAACAGAGGTGTATTTTAaactacactaaggtcgttttttaagcgtttttttttacgcggattctggaattcacgcggtttttttacgcggatttcggttttccttcacttggaatgcagaattaacgcaagttttttttacgcggattccggaatttacgcgtttttttacgcggcacgtatccaccgcgtaaaaagcgactttagtgtatatagtACTGGAACTTATTGAATAATCATTGTGGTAGTGCTTTTCAACAGGGGAATTGTGCCATTCAATGCCATTCGTGACCGATTCAACGTcggataccgtgctggatcgaaatccgtacacctaagcataTGTtgacttataggtctacttatattttattgctatttttaagcaaaatgattaaaatcactctgaaactcgaaaaaatcatgtttaaatagagcatgttttgaatcgaaatccgtacacagttttttgtctgaatcaaaacccgtacacttttgaatcgaaatccgcacacacgcgatatagactggatcaaagtccttACAGTAATgaatagaagtacaaaaatgaacatctttcatttataatttatcttgaaatttacgaataaatatattttggggATCAGTTGGtttctaaagtttcacacggttttttaattttttatgttagctgaaatagtgcaattttcgtagcgtttcgttgcggcaccccttattgtagtaaccggaacgccggaacctctcgaagcttcccggtacgactttcttttgcgcacctcagtcacagctccttgaaattgtttgccgtatatttctACTCGTTTTCTTCCataatatgctgaaaacaagaagaaagttcaacaatatatgcatgatacacacgctgtgcGGATTTCgtttcaagcaattaacaaggatcaaaatccgcacggcacagtttttgttgaataaatacagttttcactatttaccagacaatatacagctcgaaaatgacaaagacttaccttttccatcatttCCATCCCATCAATcgaaaagattcacagagtaaaacacttatatcccacttgaaaaacgtttttatctgaagaacgtttccttagtaaattctctaacgatacaacgaaatgacaactgaaaccgattcacgattgatttttcatttttaatatttttatttcatgaccTACTAgagcatagtttaatttaacagaaggccggCAGCTCAatggacatgtacatgtaactatcatatgaattttcatttttataatgcttgaaactgaagaaaaacatcaaggtgtacgaattttgatactgtacgggtttcgatccagcatgGTATCACGGAAATCAGAAAAGTCTTCGAAGTGTTTTCGCAGCGTGTGGTTGCGTGATTAGGTGGAACAATGAAACGAACGAATTTTTCGAGAGCTAGAAGATGAATTGCCGCTATTATATCAAAACTTCTAGCGCGTGAATATAGTTAATTTAGTACACCCTTTTGGCAAACAggattcatataaaaattttgatttataaGAGGGAATGTCCTTTCGCCATTCGGTGATTCTTTGTAAAAAATGGTCAATCCGaaaggaaacgataaaaaaataaaatattacacgtACCCTGGAACTTACTATTGCTAGAAAAGCATTATtgttatgtttactaaaaatcttagttcaatacgactaaaaAGAAATTTGTTTCAGGAGATAGGTTCAAGCATTTGAATGTCTACTCATTAGCACGCGAAGATGACTATTGCGTTTATTTCGCGTCCACGACCCACGATCAACCATGCAAATTATGCCAaccttgcgtttttttttttaatttttttatatcaggTAGCCATCTCCTCTCTCTCCCCTCTTAGCACTACCTCTCAAATTAATATGAGGAAAATGTTCCATTCACCAAACCATAACAAAACAAGAGGCAGATAAATTCTTCGACATAACCGCAAGCTTATCGTAATTCGATCAATTGAATAATAGCAAAGTTTGGTACCTATTCGTATTTGTATTACCTGCTGGAGCAGCCTTCTTTTtagatgaataaaaaaaaatatcctatTACGTTTAAGACtactccagcagtttttcattaattggtgtagcaaacctgctgaaaacaatcgttgcccaaGTAGTCCGATAGCCTGAAATAACTCTCCCTCCCGCCGCAACCGCACGGTCCGCACCACATCATTGCTACTGCATCACTGTGATGCGAAGGGGAcaagtcaagtttattattctTTCTCTTTCGCTATCGTTTTTCCTCGTGCTACGAGCCACGTAcggaaaaaaaacacaacgagttgcgcggatcattctcttctaagagctgtatatagtcttgttatgtatttattatttcggAGTGGGcaatgcatcaacattttgttacgtactgagaggattcaagtttattcattacttgaacagatcgcaatctgtacagtttgggacaaaacgacaatcggatcataatcgtttcgtttccatcgctgTTTATAACGCTAAAGTATTTAGTTGACATTGCAGTAACAATTTCTGTTGATAGTCTTGTTTAAAACAGCACAA
It includes:
- the LOC129718502 gene encoding uncharacterized protein LOC129718502, which translates into the protein MCMKNLEINQIECVRCGAHTLNLVVADATKIAEAELKAVTKIVKAYRKAEYQTSFKYSGVAMPPIPNQIRWNHYFLMLRELIKNREFFAGLGVKHPMLDLSGSWKVVDDYHEAFAPLYDATIAAQKNDCVISQFHLEWLKAYGRVMKLGDNRFRTPILQSMQKRQKTLMSSMPYKAALFMDPRLNFNGSELFLNPEKQKIVVNTYLFKTSAIR